In the genome of Fusarium fujikuroi IMI 58289 draft genome, chromosome FFUJ_chr02, one region contains:
- a CDS encoding related to histone-lysine N-methyltransferase, producing the protein MTSELGSSPKREPTPTLPLSSVPQKRPLEEGRHSPVVPSPLNPEVRPSDSLAPEDAAQNSRSKSARAKKDTLKKREAKGSDSVRATPDPKPKSKPQKKQSESSPLRYNLGQPKLSNFNPPRGPVLTAHHEVTAPDGQTVEFFEASDHVSNKKSFRYTPCIADPLFPSMIYYRSTEPEPYGPHLSFEDSAGHVYFDKSARHVTTEKGFRMARANVAVREGRWYWECKITQGVRPPKDGESKPEGGKHVRVGWARREASLDAPVGFDAYSYGLRDVAGEKVHMSRPKEFFPAGEGIREGDIIGLEIQLPSEQLHRKVMSGQYNPVVDQTDEEPAATAEGHNIVRDRYPIRFKSHTYFEKSEYSPAKELEDLMNPTGAGGGSSEEPSPNHPLPSLRTLPNSCIRVYKNGVLMGTPFENLLGFLPPASRPQGQAGGREGLDDGMLGYYPAVSVFHGGAVEVNFGPEFWYPPPAETKDRPDKAWSDNARLNRVRPVSERYSDQIAEDIVWDIIDEVDFWSKDGGGATDRQGVSDKSEAVAMAPGREEIKEVVQDD; encoded by the exons ATGACGTCCGAGCTTGGGAGCTCCCCGAAGAGAGAGCCGACACCCACTCTTCCTTTATCCTCGGTTCCTCAAAAGCGCCCCCTTGAAGAAGGCCGTCACAGTCCTGTCGTTCCCTCGCCACTGAACCCCGAAGTCAGGCCTTCCGACTCTTTGGCACCTGAAGATGCTGCTCAAAACTCTAGATCCAAGTCTGCGCGAGCAAAGAAGGATACTCTAAAGAAACGTGAGGCCAAAGGAAGCGATAGTGTTCGTGCGACACCTGATCCAAAACCAAAGTCGAAGCCacagaagaaacagagcgAGTCGAGCCCACTACGATACAACTTGGGGCAGCCTAAACTGTCCAACTTCAACCCTCCGCGAGGTCCTGTCTTGACGGCACACCATGAGGTCACGGCCCCTGATGGCCAAACGGTCGAATTCTTTGAAGCATCGGATCA TGTCTCTAATAAGAAGAGCTTCCGGTATACTCCCTGCATCGCCGATCCTCTCTTCCCGTCCATGATCTACTACCGAAGCACTGAACCAGAGCCATATGGTCCCCACCTGAGCTTCGAGGACTCAGCAGGGCATGTTTATTTTGATAAGTCGGCTCGTCACGTCACAACCGAAAAAGGATTTCGCATGGCAAGGGCAAACGTGGCTGTGAGGGAGGGCAGATGGTACTGGGAGTGCAAAATCACACAAGGAGTTCGACCACCAAAAGATGGAGAATCCAAGCCGGAGGGAGGCAAGCATGTACGCGTGGGCTGGGCAAGACGAGAGGCATCGCTTGATGCGCCTGTGGGGTTCGATGCTTACAGTTATGGCCTCCGTGACGTTGCGGGCGAAAAGGTACATATGTCCCGTCCTAAGGAGTTCTTTCCTGCAGGAGAAGGCATTCGGGAGGGGGATATCATCGGCCTCGAGATTCAACTTCCGTCAGAACAACTGCACCGCAAGGTCATGTCTGGACAGTATAATCCAGTTGTTGATCAGACCGACGAGGAACCTGCGGCCACCGCTGAAGGCCATAACATTGTCCGCGATCGCTATCCCATACGCTTCAAATCTCATACTTATTTCGAGAAGAGCGAGTACTCCCCCGCCAAAGAATTGGAAGATCTTATGAACCCGACAGGGGCTGGCGGTGGCTCTTCAGAAGAACCTAGTCCTAATCACCCTCTTCCAAGTCTCCGCACGCTTCCCAATTCCTGCATCCGCGTGTACAAGAATGGCGTTTTAATGGGTACTCCGTTCGAGAAtctccttggcttcctcCCACCAGCTTCACgtcctcaaggtcaagctggCGGTCGCGAAGGCCTTGACGACGGCATGCTCGGATATTACCCCGCCGTAAGTGTCTTCCATGGAGGCGCTGTGGAGGTAAATTTCGGTCCCGAGTTTTGGTATCCCCCTCCAGCCGAGACCAAAGATAGACCTGATAAGGCCTGGTCAGACAACGCTCGCCTGAACAGGGTGCGCCCTGTGAGCGAGCGTTATTCTGACCAAATTGCAGAGGACATTGTCTGGGACATCATTGATGAGGTGGACTTTTGGTCCAAAGATGGGGGTGGGGCTACAGATCGCCAAGGTGTGAGTGACAAGAGTGAAGCTGTCGCCATGGCCCCTGGGCgagaagagatcaaggaagTGGTCCAAGACGATTGA
- a CDS encoding related to DNA repair protein Nse1, with protein MSNHEFNHGDRAFLQAILARGTITFEEARPILAAIFNANRRHSGGEEGHEVRSDQITEEQFQEAMDKASEAASLFDYEIRSTFHQITKRRIWALVNTTSDPQTQLATIYSHEEISFIKRVLDAMFEKFNTPRMEVMAITEMQAIKLARPNRRESQIDVEAQTQTTVDKGLKHSEVEAVLANLVEGGWFEKSNEGFYTLSPRALLELRPWLVESYNDPELEPGDWQRIKFCEACKDPVTIGLRCADVDCNFRLHEVCEEAFWRTRRDRNCPRCSTEWSSHKFTGERAVTSTDAFQRGRRKNGSGWQRSTLADEVIRDEGGADEAEDEDVDDT; from the coding sequence ATGAGTAACCATGAATTCAACCATGGGGATAGGGCATTTCTCCAGGCCATCTTAGCTCGAGGAACGATTACTTTCGAAGAAGCCCGTCCTATCCTTGCTGCGATATTCAATGCCAACCGCAGGCACAGCGGAGGCGAGGAGGGACACGAAGTACGAAGCGATCAAATCACCGAAGAACAATTTCAAGAGGCCATGGACAAAGCTTCAGAAGCGGCATCACTTTTTGACTACGAAATCCGAAGTACTTTCCACCAAATTACAAAGAGACGAATATGGGCTTTGGTCAATACCACGTCTGATCCGCAGACGCAACTCGCTACCATATACAGCCACGAAGAAATCTCGTTCATTAAACGTGTTCTAGACGCTATGTTTGAAAAGTTCAACACCCCCCGCATGGAAGTCATGGCTATTACCGAGATGCAGGCCATCAAACTGGCACGGCCGAACCGAAGAGAAAGCCAGATCGATGTGGAAGCCCAGACGCAAACAACTGTAGACAAAGGACTCAAGCATAGTGAAGTGGAAGCTGTACTTGCAAATTTGGTTGAGGGAGGGTGGTTTGAGAAGAGTAACGAGGGGTTCTATACATTGTCACCCCGAGCGTTGCTGGAATTACGACCCTGGCTAGTCGAAAGCTACAACGACCCGGAACTTGAGCCAGGCGACTGGCAGCGCATCAAGTTTTGTGAAGCATGCAAGGATCCAGTCACGATTGGTCTGAGATGTGCAGATGTGGACTGCAACTTCCGACTGCATGAGGTATGTGAAGAGGCTTTCTGGCGAACTAGGCGAGACAGAAACTGCCCACGATGCTCCACCGAGTGGTCAAGTCATAAGTTCACAGGCGAGAGAGCGGTCACTTCGACGGATGCTTTCCAACGGGGACGGCGGAAGAATGGGAGCGGCTGGCAACGTAGCACACTTGCCGATGAGGTTATCCGTGACGAAGGAGGGGCAGATGAggctgaagacgaggatgttgacgacaCCTGA